ggttTTTAattccatattgaaaaaataaaacgttcttctaatatttatataataaactttgTTATACAATAGTAACAAACAAGGAAAGGATGGTAGGCTTGTGTGCATAAGGTCGGcctgaacaagaaaaaaacctcTAATTGCCTCCATGCACGCGAAATAATGCCTAtactttttaaatcttttatctCTAGTAATGCTTTGTTTTTAGCTCTTAAAATaaatccataattttttaactccttgaattaattttctaacaGCCATCATGACATCTATATTTtcccaacatttttttttaatatgttgtaATGGCTCTCTGTTATAAGACAgctatttaattttctttctggttattatattttatcagCCTATAAATACACTGTATTTTTTGGAATCAGATAACAACTAACAAAAGAATATTTATCCTCTTAGGTCTTGCCGGGTAGGAATGATAATTATTACGagcttaaataaataaatgtgacGGAggatgctttttttaaaaaaataattatatgataattatttttattgtaatatttatttaattattaagattatACATAGAATTTAAAAATCCTCATTCTAGTTGGATTCTATtatacatatttaaattttaaaaatcctaATTCTAGTTGGATTCTATTATTCACGGAGAGTTTTTTTCCTGTAAGGATTCTAGTGCTATTATAAAGGGATGtctagcttcttcttcttttttcattagaGATTATTATTCATAACTTTCCAAGCAAAGTACTTCTTTCTTCTATAAACTGCGTCACAAACTACTACCATGCGTGAAAGTGATCAAGAGATCGATGCCAAAAGCCAGCAGCAGAGGAAGTTACCGAACAACATGGATGACGAAATGGATATGATAGAAAATCTGCCAGACGCCATGCTTCTGCACATCTTGTCTTTCCTTCCGGCAAAAGATGTCCTCAAAACTAGCATATTATCAAAGAGATGGCGACATCTATGGATGTCTGTTTCCAATCTTTCCTTTGAAGAATGGAGACCTGATAAATTTGTGATGTTCATGAATTCTGCAGAAAGGGCGATGATGTGTCGTGATGTTCCAAGAATTGAGAAATTCTCTCTCTCAAGTCATATGTTAAATAGTGCATGTATTAATGCACTGATAAGTAAAGCACTAAGCTTTAAAGTGCAAGACTTTTCACTTCGCCTTGTCTATGTTGGTGTGCCAATATCGTTACCTCATCACCTTTTCTCTTGTCCAACACTAACTGTTCTGAATCTAGAAGAAGTTACTCAATTTCCTTGTACTGCATGTCTTCCCAATCTGAAGAAGGTAAGATTGTCATGTTGTTTACTTCCGCATCAGCAGTCACTGTTGCACTTCTTTTCCGGTTGCCCAAAATTGCAGAAGCTGATTCTGAATCGATGCTTTTGGAGGGATGCAAATCTTGGTTTTATTTCTACTCCCATGCCTGAACCGGTGGACATTACTCAACTTCCTTCTACTACATGTCTTCCCGATCTGAAGGAGTTAGAATTGTCATTTTGTCTACTTCCATATGGGCAGTCAACGGTGCAGTTCTTTGGTGATTGCCCAAAATTACAGAAGCTAACTCTGAAAGAATGCCATTGGGGGTTAGCAAAGTGTCTCTACATTTCTACTCCCATGCTCGAATCCGTGGTCATTTGTGATGCTACTTCGAGTAGTGGTTGTAAAGTCGTGATTTCTGGATCGAATATTAAATCCTTCTCCTACTACGGTGATCTCAGAACTACTTACTGTTTATGTTCATCCTCGATAGTTGATGCATATATACATGTGCATTCAAAAGGTAAGATTGAAAGGGaagggagagaaaaagaagTTGCCCATCGTGTCCATAAGCTTATTATGGAGTTCTGTAATGTGGAACACTTGGGGCTATCACCTGATACTCTTGAGGTATGTTTCCAGTCGATTAGAAGTCAGTTAATTATCTCATTAGGACAGTGTTTCTTATGAATACGAGGTTgttttcttctacttcttcttaaGGATTTAATTCATGTTAATCAAAGGGGAGTTTCTCGATTGCAATTATAAATTTCatgctattttgtttttggatttctaGGCTCTTGCTTATGCAGAAGAACTAGATCTTCCAGTGTTTCAGAGATTGACTCGTCTTGAATTGAAGAGGAAGAGTGTGGATTTATCTTGCAGAGCACTGAATAGATTGCTACAGAAATTGCCTCATCTTGACTGTCTTGATTTCCGAATGGTATGATTTTCAAACCACCAAATAGATTTTGCTGTGGTTATCTGGGgttaaacttgaatattttggTTGAAATGTATGATTGATTTGCAGGGTGTCTTCTTGTctaagaaacataaaaatttcGCATTGGATCCATTGCCTCCTTGTTTCTTGACACAACTAAAGATCATCAAGATCCACACATCCTCTTTAACTGACGAGGAATTGCATGCTGTCGGGATTTTATTCAGAGTTTCAACAGTTTTGGAGAAGGTGTATATTTCAGGTGGCGGGTTGAACAAGAATAAGATATCCATGCTCGCTAgagaatcaaaatttgaaatcattTCCATGTGAACCATGCACCTGAATTGAGTTTTGACAGAAAATCCCATGTGTTGAGCTATTAAAACAACTTGtgctttttcttttatttttctccagtAGTATCAAGTCAATGGTATTTGTAACGGTTCTAGCTGTTCAATAGGGATATTTTGGGTCCGATTCTGCTACACATTCTAGTTGTTCTTCAATTTCCTGCAAATATTTTTGGGTCTGATTCTGCTCCATGATTAGAGTAGGTTCTTCGAAAATTCATCTGGGATTTTGTTGTatcttaatgtttttatttattccatTGATGCACAAGCCTTTATTGCTGGTCTTCCAATTGCAGATTCATGATTTAACTGCTTGTTTTTTAGGCTGTAAAATATTCCTTAgtgcttcctttttctttctctcggtGGTTAAAAACCTCCTCCTCCCCTATTTTCTTGAAGAAATTTAAAGGCTTGcagaaattaaaatctaattaggaGTTCTTGCACCCTTTTCACTTGCGCAAGGATCCCAAGACGAGTGTCTTGAAATTCAACGATGCAACAAAATCTGTTAATTGTGTTCATAAAATAAGGCCACATCGGAGATGTAGACACTGAATGagatgaattatataaaaaaagaaaaagaaatttgcctttttttttaacatataatcaattgaaaataattttcaaaattttcctcTTCACAgcttaaaatcaaacaaaattttggaaaaataaacatCTACCACCTCCACCATTCACACTAGTAAAGAAGGCGACTCGTATCCAACGGTGGTCAACAGTGCATATCTTTGACCTTTGAGttcagaaattgaaagaaaatctaaaactgCATTCAAGGAGGCACAGATCAAGTAATAAAAATGCTTCAGGCTTCAGATGTCCGAAAACCAAAAATGAGATTTTACTGCAGCAATAACAAAACCAACCTTTTAGGCTGAAATTATTTCTGTCAAACAACAACTGAAAGATCTGAAAGATACAGTGCTTAAATTTAGCCCCGTCACAGGGGCTTCAGAAGCAGTCGAtgtttgaaaaatgaaaaaggatgAACAAAATCTAAATTGTTTGTAAGTTGTTGTATCATGAGAACATCTGGCTGCTATTCCATTTGTGAAGAACCAATGGAGGTTGTAGAGGAGGAGCAAACACTAAGACTTCAACTTCTCAAAGGGAGTTGAAATTCACTTGCTTTCGCTGTCATATATATCTGTTCTGAACATATATATCAAGGAAACCCAACAAAGTAATATAGAAGGCAAAAGAAAGAGTAATGTCTTCTAGACTAGCAAACATAGACAATTGTTTATAATTTCACTATCAAAATGCATCTTAATTGCTTCTAATTGGCTGCAATCTAATTGATGATGGGCAGGCAATAAAAGATAACTCCACATAGACACTGCAGACCTCAGACTCTAACGGTCAAATCAAAATGGCATGAGACAGATTGCCTAAAAAGTCTGCATGCCAGTTTTCAATGAAGTGATATAGAGAAAATTGTTGAATTAAGCTGTTATGAATTCAGGAAATagaaataatcataatcatttAAAATGCAGCATATCATACTCTGCATTATACTTTGCCATCAGCAATGACATTTTGGTTCAGAcagtttttcaaaaagaaaaggaaatatgcATGCTGAAGTTAGGAGATAGGccttgtttcctttttcttttcaatggctTGATTTGCTGTGGTTGTTTCCATGAACTCTTTCACAGAAATCTTCCATAGTTCTCATGTACCCATTCACATATACCTGGTGGAGCATGGAAAGAACCAAAAGTGGACAACATTAAACTGCAAAAGACCATGAAATGGATGTTTTGTGACTGTCAAAGAACCAGATTATCTAGAGGAATTATTTGTACAACTACAGCATGAGATTCTGACTAAACACTATATAGTTTGCCAAAAGCGCAGCTAAGTGTGTTTGGTAAAGTGATGTGGGTGCTTTTCAACTGAAAAAGGTATcaatttgatagttttttaggtgtttttcaaTTGTTTCAACATGTTCACATCAAAACCATCTAAACGCACCTAAAAAGCATCGATTTTGATGCATTTATGACacacactttgaaaagcaatttcaaATGCACTGCAACTGCATTACCAAACAGAGAGTACTACAATGGAATTTGCCTATCCAGTAAGTCAGCAACCAATTCCGATAGAAAGCCTCATAAACAGAAATGTATTCCAATACATAATATTTGATGGAAATGCCACAAAATAAAACTATGCAAGTGTATCTTCTTGTTCACTAATAACACATCCTTCAGAGTTTTTCAGCTTAAACATCTGTAATAGCCACCCCCCAATATCAGATTCCCTGACTTCTTATAACCTCCCCATATAAGCCTAGTAAAAGATTCTGAATATTCAAGATTTAGAAGCAAAATCACAAAATGCTATGAATCATCCATCTATACTACCCTGAATCATGATGGTGTAACAGCTTCTACAACTATTAACTCCAATTTAAGAGTAGTATGACAGCATACAAAAAACCACATATCTGACTTGACAATGTAACAAAAATTACCTGAAATTAAACTCCACATCTTTCTTCCATCTACTTCCATTACTCACCAAATAGCAGAAAAGaaggtttatatataattttattgcaatttttatGAAAGACGCTCTACCTTCCACTCCTTGTATTCATTctattttctcaaataaaatataaaccaaGAAATAGGAACCCTTCAAACGAAGGCCACAGTCATTGAGAAGCAATAAatttaaggaccaaaatgaGCACATTAAGGCATCAACACAATGATATGACTGCTCAAACATTCGCAAGCCAGAATCACATAGCACTAGAATCAAATTGCATTACggaagaacaagaaaaacaaaaaggatacaCCAAGTAAAAGCCATGAGCAAAAGCACCAACCAAGACAGCCGTGAAAAGACGGTCCCTTACAACAGGATTCTTACGCAGGGTGAGTCgaactgaaaatattaaaaaaacaaacaaactcatCATTAAGCACGAAAATGGACAAACCCCATTTCAAGAAACATAAAAAGTAGAAGCTTACTTAGAGGAAGAACAGGAGCATAGACAAGAGGAACCAAGAACTTGATCGGgggtccattttttttccttctaatcgCTGCCGCCGCCTCCCTTcatcaaattcataaataaaatcaaatcatcaaTAATATATAAGCATTTACATA
This is a stretch of genomic DNA from Populus alba chromosome 11, ASM523922v2, whole genome shotgun sequence. It encodes these proteins:
- the LOC118035845 gene encoding F-box/LRR-repeat protein At4g14096 — encoded protein: MRESDQEIDAKSQQQRKLPNNMDDEMDMIENLPDAMLLHILSFLPAKDVLKTSILSKRWRHLWMSVSNLSFEEWRPDKFVMFMNSAERAMMCRDVPRIEKFSLSSHMLNSACINALISKALSFKVQDFSLRLVYVGVPISLPHHLFSCPTLTVLNLEEVTQFPCTACLPNLKKVRLSCCLLPHQQSLLHFFSGCPKLQKLILNRCFWRDANLGFISTPMPEPVDITQLPSTTCLPDLKELELSFCLLPYGQSTVQFFGDCPKLQKLTLKECHWGLAKCLYISTPMLESVVICDATSSSGCKVVISGSNIKSFSYYGDLRTTYCLCSSSIVDAYIHVHSKGKIEREGREKEVAHRVHKLIMEFCNVEHLGLSPDTLEALAYAEELDLPVFQRLTRLELKRKSVDLSCRALNRLLQKLPHLDCLDFRMGVFLSKKHKNFALDPLPPCFLTQLKIIKIHTSSLTDEELHAVGILFRVSTVLEKVYISGGGLNKNKISMLARESKFEIISM
- the LOC118035854 gene encoding uncharacterized protein, coding for MASPSDPTNPEAAAAIRRKKNGPPIKFLVPLVYAPVLPLIRLTLRKNPVVRDRLFTAVLVGAFAHGFYLVTDIYDSESK